From Streptomyces yatensis, one genomic window encodes:
- a CDS encoding ArsR/SmtB family transcription factor encodes MPPTEFDLHRPLRVPRPSRAPDGLPQAAGDRGSGRADSGAGGAIRPEAAVPGDDLQVFLKALTSGTRQKLFAHFIHGEELTVGEVAERAGLGPSTTSEHLAVLRRGGLLQSTRSGKLVRYRADREGIAELLGQLQAYLLAPSEPPDPPLTRG; translated from the coding sequence ATCCCGCCGACCGAGTTCGACCTCCACCGCCCCCTCCGCGTCCCCCGCCCGTCCCGGGCCCCGGACGGGCTCCCGCAGGCGGCCGGCGACCGGGGGTCCGGGCGGGCGGACTCCGGTGCGGGAGGGGCCATACGCCCCGAGGCCGCCGTACCCGGCGACGACCTCCAGGTCTTCCTCAAGGCGCTGACCAGCGGCACCCGTCAGAAGCTCTTCGCGCACTTCATCCATGGCGAGGAGCTGACCGTCGGCGAGGTCGCCGAGCGGGCCGGACTCGGCCCGTCGACCACCTCCGAGCACCTCGCGGTCCTCCGGCGCGGCGGCCTGCTCCAGTCGACGCGCAGCGGCAAACTGGTCCGCTACCGCGCCGACCGGGAAGGCATCGCCGAACTGCTCGGGCAGCTCCAGGCGTATCTTCTCGCCCCCTCCGAACCGCCGGACCCGCCTCTTACGCGGGGCTGA
- a CDS encoding electron transfer flavoprotein subunit alpha/FixB family protein codes for MAEVLVYVDHVDGAVRKPTLELLTLARRVGEPVAVALGAGAESTASALAEHGAVKVLTADAPEFADYLVVPKVDALQAAYEAVSPAAVLFPSSAEGKEIAARLAVRIGSGIITDAVDLEAGEEGPVATQSVFAAAFTTKSRVSRGTPVITVKPNSAAVEAAPAAGAVEALSVSFSEQATGTKVVSRTPRESTGRPELTEAAIVVSGGRGVGGAENFPVVEALADSLGAAVGASRAAVDAGWYPHTNQVGQTGKTVSPQLYVAAGISGAIQHRAGMQTSKTIVAVNKDAEAPIFDLVDYGVVGDLFEVVPQLTEEVKTRKG; via the coding sequence ATGGCTGAAGTCCTTGTCTACGTCGATCACGTGGACGGTGCCGTCCGCAAGCCCACCCTGGAGCTGCTGACCCTTGCCCGCCGTGTCGGCGAGCCCGTCGCGGTCGCGCTGGGTGCCGGTGCGGAGAGCACCGCGTCCGCTCTGGCCGAGCACGGTGCCGTGAAGGTGTTGACCGCTGACGCGCCCGAGTTCGCCGACTACCTCGTGGTCCCGAAGGTGGATGCGCTCCAGGCCGCGTATGAGGCCGTGTCGCCGGCCGCCGTGCTGTTCCCGTCCTCCGCGGAGGGCAAGGAGATCGCGGCGCGCCTCGCGGTCCGTATCGGGTCGGGCATCATCACCGACGCGGTGGATCTGGAGGCGGGTGAGGAGGGGCCGGTGGCGACGCAGTCGGTGTTCGCCGCGGCCTTCACGACCAAGTCCCGTGTCAGCAGGGGTACGCCGGTGATCACGGTGAAGCCGAACTCGGCGGCGGTGGAGGCCGCTCCGGCCGCGGGTGCGGTGGAGGCGCTGTCGGTGTCGTTCTCGGAGCAGGCGACGGGGACGAAGGTGGTGTCGCGTACGCCGCGTGAGTCGACGGGGCGTCCGGAGCTGACCGAGGCGGCGATCGTGGTTTCCGGTGGTCGTGGTGTGGGCGGTGCGGAGAACTTCCCCGTCGTCGAGGCGCTGGCCGACTCGCTGGGCGCGGCGGTGGGTGCTTCGCGTGCGGCGGTGGATGCGGGCTGGTATCCGCACACCAACCAGGTCGGGCAGACCGGTAAGACGGTCTCGCCGCAGCTGTACGTGGCGGCGGGTATCTCGGGTGCGATTCAGCACCGGGCCGGTATGCAGACCTCGAAGACGATCGTGGCGGTCAACAAGGACGCCGAGGCCCCGATCTTCGATCTGGTCGACTACGGCGTGGTGGGTGACCTCTTCGAGGTCGTCCCGCAGCTGACCGAAGAGGTCAAGACCCGCAAGGGCTGA
- a CDS encoding alpha/beta fold hydrolase, giving the protein MVEHRMVETNGIRLHIAEEGEGPLVVLLHGFPESWHSWHHQFGPLVEAGFRVVAPDQRGYGRSDHPEDVDAYSILHLVGDVVGLIRALGEDKAYVVGHDWGAPVAWNTALLRPDMVLGVAGLSVPPPFRGSQPPLAAMEKRFGGRFYWNYFNRPGVADAEFARDTRTTLRKIFYSISGDAPYAADQPLVEPEQGWLATMTDPDVLPEWFTEDDLDTLTESFSQGFTGALNWYRNLDRNWELTAPWHGAVVTPPALYIYGDRDPVAAFPGTPELIASLPDLMPNLRRAPLELAGCGHWTQQERPAEVNAALIEFLTAGS; this is encoded by the coding sequence ATGGTTGAGCATCGAATGGTCGAGACGAACGGGATTCGGCTGCATATCGCCGAGGAAGGCGAAGGCCCCCTGGTCGTGCTGCTGCACGGCTTCCCCGAGTCATGGCACTCCTGGCATCACCAGTTCGGTCCCCTGGTCGAGGCGGGCTTCCGCGTGGTCGCCCCCGACCAGCGTGGCTACGGGCGCAGCGACCATCCCGAGGACGTCGACGCGTACAGCATCCTCCACCTGGTCGGCGACGTCGTCGGCCTGATCCGGGCACTGGGCGAGGACAAGGCGTATGTCGTCGGGCACGACTGGGGCGCGCCGGTCGCGTGGAACACCGCGCTGCTACGGCCGGACATGGTGCTCGGGGTGGCCGGCCTGAGCGTGCCACCGCCGTTCCGCGGCTCGCAGCCCCCGCTGGCCGCCATGGAGAAGAGGTTCGGTGGCCGCTTCTACTGGAACTACTTCAACCGCCCCGGTGTCGCCGACGCCGAGTTCGCGAGGGACACCCGCACCACCTTGCGGAAGATCTTCTACTCGATTTCCGGTGACGCTCCTTACGCCGCCGACCAGCCGCTCGTCGAGCCCGAGCAGGGCTGGCTCGCGACCATGACGGACCCCGACGTGCTGCCGGAGTGGTTCACCGAGGACGACCTCGACACCCTCACCGAGAGCTTCTCCCAGGGCTTCACCGGAGCCCTCAACTGGTACCGCAACCTCGACCGCAACTGGGAACTGACCGCGCCCTGGCACGGCGCCGTCGTCACCCCGCCCGCCCTGTACATCTACGGCGACCGCGACCCCGTTGCCGCCTTCCCCGGCACGCCCGAACTCATCGCGAGCCTGCCCGATCTGATGCCCAACCTGCGACGCGCGCCCCTCGAACTCGCGGGCTGCGGACACTGGACACAGCAGGAACGCCCGGCGGAGGTGAACGCGGCGCTCATCGAATTCCTCACGGCCGGCTCGTGA
- a CDS encoding electron transfer flavoprotein subunit beta/FixA family protein produces MSLRIVVCVKYVPDATGDRHFAEDLTVDRDDVDGLLSELDEYAVEQALQIAEDADEAEITVLTVGPEDAKDALRKALSMGADKAVHVEDDDLHGTDALGTSLVLAKAVEKTGYDLVVCGMASTDGTMGVLPAMLAERLGVPQVSLLSEVSVEDGTVKGRRDGDSATELLEARLPAVVSVTDQSGEARYPSFKGIMAAKKKPVESWDLEDLEIESDEVGLEGAWTAVDGATERPARTAGTIVKDEGEGGKQLAVFLAERKFI; encoded by the coding sequence GTGAGCTTGAGGATCGTTGTCTGTGTGAAGTACGTGCCTGACGCCACCGGCGACCGGCACTTCGCCGAGGACCTGACCGTCGATCGCGACGATGTGGACGGCCTGCTCTCGGAGCTGGACGAGTACGCGGTCGAGCAGGCCCTCCAGATCGCGGAGGACGCTGACGAGGCGGAGATCACCGTGCTGACGGTCGGTCCGGAGGATGCCAAGGACGCGCTGCGCAAGGCGCTGTCGATGGGTGCGGACAAGGCGGTGCATGTCGAGGACGACGATCTGCACGGCACCGACGCGCTGGGTACCTCGCTGGTGCTGGCCAAGGCGGTGGAGAAGACCGGGTATGACCTGGTGGTCTGCGGTATGGCGTCCACCGACGGCACGATGGGCGTGCTCCCGGCGATGCTGGCGGAGCGTCTGGGTGTGCCGCAGGTGTCGCTGCTGTCGGAGGTGTCGGTCGAGGACGGCACCGTGAAGGGGCGCCGGGACGGCGACTCCGCGACCGAGCTGCTGGAGGCGCGGCTTCCGGCGGTGGTGTCGGTGACGGACCAGTCGGGCGAGGCGCGTTACCCGTCGTTCAAGGGCATCATGGCGGCGAAGAAGAAGCCGGTGGAGTCCTGGGACCTGGAGGACCTGGAGATCGAGTCGGACGAGGTCGGTCTCGAGGGTGCGTGGACCGCGGTGGACGGTGCCACGGAGCGCCCGGCCCGTACGGCGGGCACGATCGTCAAGGACGAGGGCGAGGGCGGCAAGCAGCTCGCCGTCTTTCTCGCGGAGCGCAAGTTCATCTGA
- a CDS encoding SMP-30/gluconolactonase/LRE family protein → MPKHLVFHLAVATAGAVIGLTAVSSTAEAAVPPLSHPRIVAHFDRPAGQVAESVAVRPNGSADVGLILSRQVAHVTLGGRVEVLATMPLPADGGVNTPGPGAAAVTGIERTGDGTLYFLYSAGDASLTGLWKLPPGGEPERVAAFPAASFLNGLARDGRTGNFYITDSTQGRVWRVGPHGGTAEFWAAGEDLAPTHFFGANGVKVHNGAVWVSNLDRGTILRIPVTEKGTAGPPQVMASGLDSVDDFAFTGHGDQLLAALNVPSKVVLITPGKARRIVLDESDGLQNTTSVAVDGDTVYVASGALTTGGDANLLTARLAHHD, encoded by the coding sequence ATGCCGAAACACCTTGTCTTCCACCTGGCGGTGGCCACTGCCGGCGCCGTGATCGGACTGACCGCGGTCTCGTCAACAGCCGAGGCGGCCGTGCCGCCGCTCTCGCACCCGCGGATCGTCGCCCATTTCGACCGCCCGGCCGGGCAGGTGGCGGAGAGCGTCGCCGTGCGGCCGAACGGGTCAGCGGATGTCGGGCTCATCCTGTCGCGGCAGGTGGCTCATGTCACGCTCGGCGGACGCGTGGAGGTACTGGCGACCATGCCGCTCCCCGCGGACGGGGGAGTGAACACCCCTGGGCCCGGGGCCGCCGCGGTGACAGGGATCGAACGAACCGGAGACGGAACCCTCTACTTCCTGTATTCGGCAGGAGACGCGTCCCTCACCGGCCTCTGGAAACTGCCCCCGGGAGGCGAACCGGAGCGCGTCGCCGCCTTTCCGGCGGCGAGCTTCCTCAACGGACTTGCCAGGGACGGCCGTACGGGCAACTTCTACATCACCGACTCCACCCAGGGCAGAGTGTGGCGGGTCGGACCGCACGGCGGAACTGCCGAGTTCTGGGCCGCGGGAGAGGATCTCGCCCCGACGCACTTCTTCGGCGCCAATGGGGTGAAGGTGCACAACGGAGCCGTATGGGTCTCCAACCTCGATCGAGGAACCATCCTTCGGATACCGGTGACAGAAAAGGGAACGGCCGGTCCGCCCCAGGTCATGGCATCCGGACTCGACAGCGTCGATGATTTCGCCTTCACCGGCCACGGTGATCAGTTGCTGGCCGCACTCAATGTCCCGAGCAAGGTGGTCCTCATCACTCCGGGAAAGGCCCGCCGTATCGTCCTCGACGAGAGCGATGGTCTGCAGAACACCACATCAGTGGCGGTCGACGGCGATACGGTCTACGTCGCCAGCGGTGCGCTCACCACGGGCGGGGACGCGAATCTCCTGACGGCCCGTCTCGCTCACCACGACTGA
- a CDS encoding MBL fold metallo-hydrolase, whose translation MTARFDQAPWAEAGIQTVQPGVHRVPLPLPGDGLRAVNVYLLEDLADDGIVMIDGGWAIPEARKVLEDALAALDRDPGDISHILVTHIHRDHYTQAVELRRLLGSRVYLGAGERPGLEMLGRLRSDQPVGSLRTLRAAGAGELAEQIEAMDHGGYDPSVWEAPDRWLGAETLRFGERELRVVPTPGHTKGHVVFLDEERGLVFSGDHVLPHITPSIGFELAEPGGRPLADYLDSLRLMTRYADARLLPAHGPVADSTHTRVAELLTHHDDRLARSLAALGEHTLDAHAVARELAWTRRAVPFAELSAFNQMLAINETAAHLDVLVLRGRATVAFADGVHRYTRAAGGGSTPVS comes from the coding sequence ATGACGGCACGGTTCGACCAGGCTCCCTGGGCGGAGGCCGGAATCCAGACCGTACAGCCCGGGGTGCACCGCGTGCCGCTGCCCCTGCCGGGCGACGGGCTGCGCGCCGTCAACGTCTACCTCCTGGAGGATCTGGCCGACGACGGCATCGTCATGATCGACGGCGGCTGGGCGATCCCCGAGGCGCGCAAGGTGCTCGAGGACGCCCTGGCCGCCCTCGACCGCGACCCCGGCGACATCAGCCACATCCTGGTCACCCACATCCACCGCGACCACTACACGCAGGCGGTGGAACTGCGCCGGCTGCTGGGCTCGCGCGTCTACCTCGGCGCGGGGGAGCGCCCCGGTCTGGAAATGCTCGGCCGGCTGCGCAGCGACCAGCCCGTGGGCTCGCTGCGGACCCTGCGCGCGGCGGGAGCCGGGGAGCTCGCCGAGCAGATCGAGGCGATGGACCACGGCGGCTACGACCCGAGTGTGTGGGAGGCACCCGACCGCTGGCTCGGCGCGGAGACCCTGCGCTTCGGCGAGCGTGAGCTGCGGGTCGTCCCCACCCCCGGGCACACCAAGGGTCATGTGGTGTTCCTGGACGAAGAGCGGGGGCTGGTGTTCTCCGGGGACCACGTCCTGCCGCATATCACCCCGTCCATCGGCTTCGAACTGGCCGAACCGGGCGGCCGTCCGCTCGCCGACTACCTGGACTCGCTGCGGCTGATGACCCGCTACGCCGACGCCCGCCTGCTGCCCGCACACGGACCGGTCGCCGACAGCACCCACACCCGGGTCGCCGAACTGCTCACCCACCATGACGACCGGCTGGCCAGAAGCCTGGCGGCGCTGGGCGAGCACACACTCGACGCCCACGCGGTGGCGCGCGAACTCGCCTGGACGCGCCGGGCCGTGCCGTTCGCGGAGTTGAGCGCCTTCAACCAGATGCTCGCGATCAACGAGACGGCCGCACACCTCGATGTCCTCGTGCTGCGGGGGCGGGCGACAGTGGCCTTCGCCGACGGTGTGCATCGGTACACGCGGGCGGCAGGTGGCGGGTCGACGCCGGTCTCATGA
- a CDS encoding class I SAM-dependent methyltransferase has translation MRAHRIDRPADLDVVRESYDRVADNYAHMALTTGVGDIRRHPWLKASIDAFADTVGDLGPVLDVGCGPGMVTAYLAERGLDVSGVDLSPRMIENARRLHPQCRFSVSSVTDLDLEEASLGGVLGWWSLFTLPRDVLPQVLALFAGALKPGGHFITGTHVGDEDKVRTEAYGGVPVRWTTHKWRPEQLVDLIEQAGLRPVAELRLPAAEHTGPSVVIMAERPA, from the coding sequence ATGCGCGCACACCGTATAGACCGCCCGGCCGATCTCGACGTGGTCCGTGAGTCCTATGACCGGGTGGCCGACAACTACGCCCACATGGCGTTGACGACGGGAGTCGGCGACATCCGTCGCCATCCCTGGCTCAAGGCATCCATCGACGCCTTCGCCGACACCGTGGGCGATCTCGGGCCCGTCCTCGACGTCGGCTGCGGACCCGGAATGGTGACCGCCTACCTCGCCGAACGCGGACTCGACGTGTCCGGAGTCGATCTCTCACCCCGCATGATCGAAAACGCGCGCCGTCTTCATCCGCAATGCCGCTTCAGCGTCTCCTCCGTCACCGACCTCGACCTCGAGGAAGCCTCCCTCGGCGGCGTCCTCGGGTGGTGGTCGCTGTTCACCCTCCCCCGCGATGTCCTTCCCCAGGTCCTCGCCCTGTTCGCGGGTGCCCTGAAGCCAGGCGGACACTTCATCACCGGGACACACGTCGGCGACGAGGACAAGGTGCGCACCGAGGCCTACGGAGGTGTGCCCGTTCGCTGGACGACACACAAGTGGCGGCCGGAACAGCTCGTGGACCTGATCGAGCAGGCCGGCCTCCGCCCGGTCGCCGAACTTCGGCTCCCCGCGGCTGAGCACACCGGGCCGAGCGTGGTCATCATGGCCGAGCGCCCCGCCTGA
- a CDS encoding Rid family hydrolase: MTIHTVEVPEDNAVFGQTTSAFAGFGYSAAVRANGLLFIAGTIGRRADGTIPDTIEEQTEIAIRKIEEILRLENLDLSALVDVTSYHVDIHRHLPGFIEAKQRLVAEPYPTWTIIGVSGLASQGLLVEIRATAVYPDASR; this comes from the coding sequence ATGACCATCCACACCGTCGAGGTCCCCGAGGACAACGCCGTCTTCGGACAAACCACCAGCGCCTTCGCGGGCTTCGGCTATTCCGCCGCGGTCCGCGCGAACGGCCTCCTGTTCATCGCGGGAACGATCGGCCGCCGAGCCGACGGAACCATCCCGGACACCATCGAGGAGCAGACCGAGATCGCCATCCGGAAGATCGAGGAGATCCTTCGGCTGGAGAACCTCGACCTGTCCGCCCTCGTCGACGTCACCAGCTACCACGTCGACATCCACCGGCACCTGCCCGGCTTCATCGAGGCCAAGCAGCGCCTCGTCGCGGAGCCTTACCCGACCTGGACGATCATCGGGGTCAGCGGCCTCGCCAGCCAGGGACTCCTCGTCGAAATCCGCGCGACCGCCGTGTACCCGGACGCATCCCGGTAG
- a CDS encoding HD domain-containing protein, which yields MTGSPHEATADLITLPGTPLADAVVNFIRPVETPSVFNHSLRSYLFARLVAGRLGLAAGHDYHDDLLFAACAMHDLGVAPDGPHSQRFEVEGADRAAAFLIERGVPAADTDQVWQAIALHTSPGIAERRGTLCVLVREGVALDFGGAVGAGHLDAVTDEQADALHAAYPRLDMIRSLTDAIVAQAAKNPANAPRYTIPGEFLRERETFGRTRLEHACRSSRWGD from the coding sequence ATGACCGGATCTCCCCACGAGGCGACCGCCGACCTGATCACGCTGCCCGGCACACCGCTTGCCGACGCGGTCGTGAACTTCATCCGACCGGTGGAAACGCCGTCCGTGTTCAACCACAGTCTCCGCAGCTATCTGTTCGCCCGGCTGGTGGCCGGGCGCCTCGGCCTGGCCGCCGGCCACGACTACCACGACGACCTGTTGTTCGCCGCGTGCGCGATGCACGACCTCGGCGTGGCGCCGGACGGCCCGCACAGCCAGCGGTTCGAGGTCGAAGGCGCCGACCGGGCCGCCGCGTTCCTCATCGAACGCGGCGTGCCCGCGGCCGACACCGACCAGGTCTGGCAGGCCATCGCCCTGCACACCTCACCGGGTATCGCGGAACGCCGCGGCACGCTGTGCGTGCTCGTCCGCGAAGGCGTCGCGCTCGACTTCGGCGGCGCAGTGGGGGCCGGCCACCTCGACGCCGTCACCGATGAGCAGGCCGACGCCCTGCACGCCGCCTATCCACGGCTGGACATGATCCGCTCACTCACCGACGCGATCGTCGCGCAGGCCGCGAAGAACCCGGCGAACGCACCCCGGTACACGATTCCCGGCGAATTCCTGCGCGAGCGCGAGACCTTCGGCCGGACCCGGCTGGAGCACGCCTGCCGTTCGTCCCGCTGGGGCGACTGA
- a CDS encoding helix-turn-helix domain-containing protein codes for MSRPENSLGNALRGWRARITTEDVGLPATRRRRTAGLRREELAHLAGISTDYLLRLEQGRSQRPSRDVVAALARALQLSTDETCHLHLVAGLRPPTPPTIPHQMPPGVQRLVSRWGNIPVGVFSASWTLLTWTSMWEALLGDPSARTPEERNLVRAVFNEPPDTGRPLFPVEQSTPAFKAALVVDLRITQGAYPHDEDFRMLIDEVMSNSEEFRELWSTPALGSRLGGHKRLRHPLVGEIGLDNDVLKLPDHDVRIVTYTAEPGSSDEQKLEYVRIAAARTTLPLTSG; via the coding sequence ATGAGTCGTCCAGAGAACTCGCTGGGTAACGCGCTGCGTGGCTGGCGTGCCCGCATTACGACGGAAGACGTCGGACTGCCCGCCACCCGCCGGCGACGCACCGCCGGCCTGCGCCGCGAAGAGCTCGCCCATCTGGCGGGAATATCCACGGATTACCTTCTGCGCCTTGAACAGGGCCGGTCCCAGCGCCCCTCTCGCGACGTCGTGGCCGCACTCGCCCGCGCACTGCAACTCAGTACGGATGAAACCTGCCATCTGCACCTGGTGGCCGGGCTCCGCCCACCGACGCCGCCCACCATCCCGCATCAGATGCCGCCCGGTGTACAACGGCTCGTCAGCCGCTGGGGAAACATCCCGGTGGGCGTGTTCTCCGCCTCATGGACCCTCCTGACCTGGACGTCCATGTGGGAGGCCTTGCTGGGTGACCCGTCCGCTCGGACGCCGGAGGAACGAAACCTGGTACGCGCGGTGTTCAACGAGCCGCCGGACACGGGCCGTCCGCTCTTTCCCGTCGAGCAGAGCACCCCCGCATTCAAGGCCGCTCTCGTCGTAGACCTTCGGATAACGCAGGGTGCATATCCTCATGATGAGGACTTCAGAATGCTGATCGATGAGGTCATGAGCAACAGCGAAGAGTTCCGGGAACTGTGGAGCACCCCAGCGCTCGGGTCCCGCCTGGGCGGCCATAAACGCCTGCGGCATCCTCTTGTGGGGGAGATAGGTCTCGACAACGATGTGCTGAAGCTACCCGACCACGATGTGCGGATCGTGACCTATACGGCGGAGCCCGGCTCTTCGGACGAGCAAAAGCTGGAGTACGTGCGCATTGCCGCCGCCCGGACCACGCTGCCGCTGACATCCGGCTGA
- a CDS encoding TetR family transcriptional regulator, giving the protein MADVRDDGGATAAVSGPGPSGKAPMREVLIEAAFQLFVEHGFERTTVDDIVARAGVGRRSFFRYFPSKEDVVFPDHERCLTEMSAFLATSTDGEPLDVICDAARLVMRMYAANPEFSVRRYQLTREVPSLRGYELSVVHRYERTLAHYLRQRYAGDPNGALRAEVQAAAIVAAHNNGLRTWLRGGGHGDGARSVDQSLAYVRQTWGSARESAESGAAPARESEEDDVVVIVAPRKAPLWRVVQKIEKTLGDD; this is encoded by the coding sequence ATGGCGGACGTACGCGACGACGGCGGGGCGACCGCGGCGGTGAGCGGGCCCGGGCCGTCCGGCAAGGCACCCATGCGCGAGGTGCTCATCGAGGCCGCGTTCCAGCTCTTCGTGGAGCATGGCTTCGAGCGGACCACGGTGGACGACATCGTGGCGCGGGCCGGAGTGGGGCGCCGGTCGTTCTTCCGCTACTTCCCGTCCAAGGAAGACGTCGTCTTCCCCGACCATGAGCGCTGCCTGACCGAGATGAGCGCCTTCCTCGCCACGAGCACCGACGGCGAACCGCTCGACGTGATCTGTGACGCGGCCCGCCTCGTCATGAGGATGTACGCCGCGAACCCGGAGTTCTCCGTGCGGCGCTATCAGCTCACCCGCGAGGTGCCCAGTCTGCGCGGCTACGAACTGTCCGTGGTGCACCGCTACGAGCGCACCCTGGCCCACTACCTGCGGCAACGCTATGCGGGGGACCCGAACGGAGCGCTGCGGGCCGAAGTACAGGCGGCGGCCATCGTCGCCGCGCACAACAACGGGCTGCGGACCTGGCTGCGCGGCGGTGGGCACGGCGATGGCGCGCGGTCGGTGGATCAGTCGCTGGCATACGTCCGGCAGACCTGGGGCAGCGCCCGCGAATCCGCGGAGAGCGGCGCCGCGCCCGCGCGGGAGAGCGAGGAGGACGATGTGGTCGTCATCGTCGCGCCGCGGAAGGCTCCCCTGTGGCGCGTGGTGCAGAAGATCGAGAAGACGTTGGGGGACGACTAG
- a CDS encoding DUF475 domain-containing protein, protein MLLKTFGWSFAVTALGLVAAVFYGGWTGFGIVAILSILEISLSFDNAVVNAGILKKMNAFWQKIFLTIGVLIAVFGMRLVFPVVIVAISAKIGPIEAVRLALDDKDKYQQLVTDAHPSIAAFGGMFLLMIFLDFIFEDREIKWLAWLERPLAKLGKVDMLSVCIALVVLLVSAMTFATNAHQHGGIHADKTETVLIAGIAGLITYLIVAGLSGYFENKLEEEEEREQEAEEEAKRSGKKVPAVVMAGKAAFFMFLYLEVLDASFSFDGVIGAFAITNDIVLMALGLGIGAMYVRSLTVYLVRQGTLDDYVYLEHGAHYAIGALAVILLVTIQYEIHEVITGLVGVVLIAWSFFSSVQRNRRAAAEGKDTGSSEKVEVSSGA, encoded by the coding sequence GTGCTTCTGAAAACCTTCGGCTGGTCGTTCGCGGTCACCGCGCTCGGCTTGGTCGCGGCGGTGTTCTACGGGGGGTGGACCGGCTTCGGGATCGTGGCGATCCTGTCCATCCTCGAGATCTCGCTGTCCTTCGACAACGCCGTGGTCAACGCCGGGATCCTGAAGAAGATGAATGCCTTCTGGCAGAAGATCTTCCTCACCATCGGCGTCCTGATCGCGGTCTTCGGCATGCGCCTGGTCTTCCCGGTCGTGATCGTCGCCATCAGCGCCAAGATCGGTCCGATCGAAGCGGTGCGGCTCGCGCTCGACGACAAGGACAAGTACCAGCAGTTGGTGACCGACGCCCACCCGTCGATCGCCGCCTTCGGTGGCATGTTCCTGCTGATGATCTTCCTCGACTTCATCTTCGAGGACCGGGAGATCAAGTGGCTCGCCTGGCTGGAGCGTCCGCTCGCCAAGCTCGGCAAGGTCGACATGCTCTCCGTCTGCATCGCGCTCGTCGTGCTGCTCGTCTCCGCGATGACCTTCGCCACCAACGCCCACCAGCACGGCGGCATCCATGCCGACAAGACGGAGACCGTCCTGATCGCCGGCATCGCGGGCCTGATCACCTACCTGATCGTCGCCGGCCTCTCCGGCTACTTCGAGAACAAGCTCGAGGAAGAGGAGGAGCGCGAGCAGGAGGCCGAGGAAGAGGCCAAGCGGAGCGGCAAGAAGGTCCCGGCGGTCGTGATGGCCGGCAAGGCCGCGTTCTTCATGTTCCTCTACCTTGAGGTCCTGGACGCGTCCTTCTCCTTCGACGGCGTCATCGGCGCCTTCGCGATCACCAACGACATCGTCCTGATGGCGCTCGGACTCGGCATCGGCGCGATGTACGTCCGCTCGCTCACGGTCTACCTGGTCCGCCAGGGCACCCTCGACGACTACGTCTACCTGGAGCACGGCGCGCACTACGCGATCGGCGCCCTCGCCGTGATCCTGCTCGTCACCATCCAGTACGAGATCCACGAGGTCATCACGGGCCTCGTCGGCGTCGTCCTGATCGCCTGGTCCTTCTTCTCCTCGGTCCAGCGCAACCGCAGGGCGGCGGCCGAGGGGAAGGACACGGGATCCAGCGAGAAGGTCGAGGTCTCCTCCGGCGCCTGA